The sequence GCCGGAACTCGATGCCCTGCTTCTGAAAGCTGCGCTTGGCTTCGGTGGCCAACTCGGCGTCCATTCCGGGAAGAATGCGATCGAGGTACTCGAGCACCGTCACTTTCGCTCCGAGGCGACGCCAGACGCTGCCCAGCTCCAGACCGATCACCCCAGCACCAATCACGATCAAGTGCTCGGGCACCTTGTCATAGCTCAGCGCCTCGGTGCTGGTGCCAATCACGGTGCCGTCGACGTGGACGCCGCGCAAGGCGGACACTTTGCTTCCGGTCGCGATGAGCACACGCTCGGCCTGAAGGTCGATGCTGGCATCGCCGTCGACCCGCAACTGCTTGGCCCCGACGAAGCGCGCGTGTCCGTGGTACCGAGTCACCCTGTTCTTCTTGAACAAGCCAGCAACGCCCTGGGTGAGACCGCGTACGATGCCGTCTTTGCGTGAGAGCATCTTGGCCAAGTCCAGCTGCGGCTGGACCAAAATCCCCATCTCGCCCAGGTGATCCCGCGCTTCCGCGTAGCGCTCACTGGCCTCGAGCAGGGCCTTGCTGGGAATGCAGCCGACGCGCAGGCATGTCCCTCCGAGCTGAGACTCCTTTTCCACACAGGCGACGTCGAGGCCCAACTGCGCGGCGCGAATGGCGGCGACGTAACCCCCGGGCCCTGCCCCGATGACGACGAGATCGTGCTTCGGCATGGCGCCGTGTATAGCGTCCGTCCCCGTGTGGGCGCCAGTGCCGCGTCGCCGAACGCGTTCTGAAGGCGCCCGCTCAGCAGGGAAGGCCCTTGGCTCAGAAGTGGAAGGTGGCGGTCCCCAGCACGCGCGAACGGTTTCGAGCAGCGGGCTCCCAGACGGAAAGATTCGAAGCGCTCGAAACGCCGGAGAAGTCGATCCACATCGATTCGTAGCGGACGCCTAGGGACAGGTGGTGGTGCACCCGCACCTGGGGTCCGATGCCGAGAGCGACGTAGCCGCGATTGATCGACTCCTCGAACACGCCAGCCGAGGAGGTGGCACGCGCCGTCATGCGTACGCTTCCCGCCGTGGCCTCGGTCAGCAGGCGCAAGGGCCCTGCGAGAGGAATGTACGCGCGCACGCCCAGGCCCATGGCCAGCATGCTCAGCTCGTCCTGTACCGGCGTGCCGTCGTCATAGAAACCGTCATGGGTCATGCCCCCGATCGCCTCGATCTCGCCGATGGCATAGAAGCGCACCGGAAAACCACGCCACATGCCACCGACGCCGAAGGTGCCGCCAACCAAGCGCCCGCCTTCAGGCCCAAACAGCATCCCGGCGCCGAGTTCGCCAAGGAAGAACGTTCCCGGCTTGCCGCGCTTGCGTGGCGGTGGCGGCTCGGGCTCGACGGCATCATCCGCGGACGTGGACTCCAGCGCGGCCTCCACGCTGTCGTCGGGGTTCTGTGCTTGAGCGCCGGCCCGAGGAGCTGCGGCGGCGAGGCCCAGCGTGAGTAGCGTCGAAAGCATGAGTTTCATGGCAAGTCGCATCCTTCGCCAGCTGCCTTCGCAAACATCGTGCCTGACTCTCGGACGTCGGCAAGGAGTGCGACCTGCGGCGATCTTCCCCCACGCTCCGTGGCAGGTGTTGCCTGGCGCCACAGTTCTGCTCGCCAAGGCGTAATCGGACGTTCTCGGCGCCGCAGGACACCGTGCTGCCCGGTGGTGAGCCCCCTCACCACAGCTCGTCGCTGACCCCAATTCCGGGCACCGAGCCCAGTTGCGGATCGCATGCGTTGGCCTGCGGACTCAGCGCGGTGGGCTTGGAACGTGGCAAGCACACTTGCTCTGGTCCGGTCCAGCGCTTTGCCAGGAAGCAGAGGTCCTCGTTCTTGGAGTCTTCGGCTGCGCTGGCCACGATGTCGTGGTCTCCAGGCTGCGCGAACTGCGCCGACTCGAAGTAGAAGTTGTAGTCGAAAGTGTTGGTGCTGCCGGGCGCCTTGTAGATGGCGTTCGAGCGAATGAAGCTGTTGCAACGCCAGTCTGAATCGCCTCCAGCAGCGTACCCCCAGTACTGCGCGTCCACCACGATGTTGCGATACGCTTCGTTGCTGGAACCGCCCAGCTGGATCCCAAAGTCCTCGCTGGTCACGGGCGTCTCCGTGTCCACCACGACGTTGTCAATCAGTGAGTGGTGAGAGTTGCTGAAGACCAAGCCCTTGGCGTTGTCCCAAATCACGTTCTTCTGCGCGAGCACGTACTTGGCTATCACGTGCACCACCATCGCCTCTCCCCAGGATCCGGTGCCGCCGCAAGCTGGATCCGTCCGCTTGAACCCCCAGATGCGATTGTTGCTGACCTGTACCAAGTTCGTCGCACTGGTGCCCGCCGCCTTGATGTCAACGGCGTTCTCCGCGCAGGCGCAGTCGCCGTTGGAATCCAAGTTGCCGCTGCAATCCGAATAGACCGCCGACGTGAGGTACATGTCGTTGTCATCCACGATCGTGCCGCCGAAGTCCGTGTCGTTGGTCGCGTCGCCAGGCTGATACAGTTGGATGGCGTCCGTGCAGTCGTAGATCTCGTTGTTCACCACACGGGTCCCGTGAATGGCCACGTCCCCGCCGGCTGGACTCTGACCCGACAATATGACGCAGATGCGGTCGCTGTTGGGCACGAGCGGCGCGCTGCGCAGAACGCTGTTCTGCAGCGTGTTGTCGTGGGACGTATCCCAGATCTCCACTCGCGCCGACTCGAGCAGCAAGCGATCGAGCACGACATGCTGTGAACCGTGGTTGAGCCCGACGCGGCCCCAGCTTCCCCTCAGGGTCAGACCCTGGATCACCCAGTAGTCCGCGTCGTCCAGGTAGAGTTCCTCCACGACGGCGCGAGCGCTCTCCGCCTGCTTCACCGGGTGCGAAGCCACGCTCGAGGCCGGATCCCAATAGCGGATCCAGCGCTCCTTCCCGGCACTGCCATCGGCATGAATGCTGATCGTACCAAGGCCCGTGTAGTTGCCAGGCTTCACACAGAACACGCGGTAGTTCGGATCGTCTATGTCTGCCCAGTCGGCATCCTGTTCGATTATGCGCACCACCGGGTCGTTCGCATCGCAGTCGGGAACGACGAGCGGCGCCTCGTAGGGGCTCGAACTCATCCCGCCGCCACCGCTACCCGCGTCGCCGGCCGCTCCTCCCGCGTCGCCCGCATCCGTCCCCGCGGCGGCCCCCGCTCCGGAGGCGCCACTCGACGCGTCCATGCCCCCGTCCCCAGCGCCCCCACTGCCAGCAGGCCCACTGCTGGAGTCGTCCCCGCAGCCCCAGACACTCGCGAAGACCAGCGAAAGGGTACCGATCCAGGAAACAAGCCGCGCCATTCTCCAAACATAGTCGTGCTGCAGTCCCTGCGAAACGAGATTCCACGGACGCCGTCCCCACGCTCCCCTGCCATGCGCGACGCGCCGCTCAGGTCGACCGGGTGAGACCAGCTCAGCGCGCGACCCAGGCGTGCCACTCGTGCTGCACGATGAAGCCCAGTGCAACGAAGAGGCAGCCCAACGTGATCCAGGTCAACGTCGCTGCCAACCAGGGCGGCGAGGCAGTGCGACGTACGCCCGTAGCCACGTACGTGACGACCGAAGCGACGAGCGCGGCGGCCAGGGTGGTGGCGGAGCGGCCATACCAGAGCATGGTGACGCCGGGGATGGGCGGGCCCGCGCGCCAGACGCGCTCGAGGGGGTAGTAGGCGAGAGTCAGCGGCGCAACGACGTGGACGACACAAGCGACCACGATGGCAACGCTCGCCGCGACCGCCACTCGATCCCGTTGCTCCATGCGCTAGCGGTCCCCCAGGGTGCCGAGGTACCAGCCCACACACGCGTTGAAAACGAGGACGAGGAGCACGAAGGAGCTGAGCCCGAGCGCGAGCGCGGAGTACTTGGCCGATGCTTTACGCGACGGCTCGGCTTCACCCGGACGTCGCAGCAACAGGAAGATCCCCACCACTGGCACCAATGCCAACGTAGCGGCCTGCTCTTTGATCTCGAAGAGGCCCGTCGCCCAGGGATACACGCGATCGAGGAACTCCGCGCGCACGCGGACGCGGAAGGTCGGGTACACGAGAGAACCCAGGCCATACAGCAACGCGTAAGCCACCAGCAGCGTGCGAGCGTGCACGTACGCGCGACGATCGCCGCGCGCCCGCCACAGGCGCACGATCAGATGAACACAAGCCGCCGTCGCAGCAATAGCAGCGATCCAATGCAGGAACTGCAGCAGCCTGGCAATCGATTCGAACGCGACCATGACGGAAACGGGCGGGGGCCTAGACCTACCTTGCCGGCAGCAATGGTTCAACCTGCTGGCGAGTTCACAACATCACGTGGTGCTCAGGGTCACCGTGACACTTCGCCTCGTTGCAGGTGGGCTTGTGCTCCTTGTCCTCGGGCATGATTTTGTCGGCGAACTCCCCACGAGCGTGCGTCTCGACCTTCGTCCAGTCGATGGCGGGCTGCCCGGTGTCGCGAACGAAGTAGAACCCGAGGCTGTCTGTGCACGTGTAGTAGAGCGTCTGCCCATCGCGCACGCCCACTTCGATCCCCGGCGCGCCGTTCGTAGTCCCCCAATCGTAGATGCGACCGGCAAACAGGAACTCCTGGCCCGGCCCCGCGTCGCCGCCGGCGCGATGGCAGCTGAGGCACTCGATACTGGCAAGGGCGACGTGATCCTGGGGTGCGGGCGCCTCGGGCTTGCATGCCGCATCCCAAGTGCACGGCCAGAAGTCGCCTTCGAAGCACAGCACGCCACCACCCCCACCCGTGGCGGAGCCACCAGTTCCTCCCAAGCCGCCCCCTCCAAGTCCGCCGCTGCCCCCGGTTCCTCCGCCGCCGCTGCCGCCGCTGCCGCCGCTACCGCCGCTTCCCGTCCCCGTGAATCCCGGTGGCGCTTCGATTTGCGACGCGGCGAAGCACGTCTTGCGATCGAGTTTGTTTTCCACCCAAGAGCGCAGGCACGCATCCGCGTCGTCGTTCAGGGCGTGTCCGCCTTCGTGTTGCTCGATGCCGCGTCCCTTGCGGAACAGCGTGAGCCGCTCGGGATGCTGACCGCCGTCGTGCACCACCTCGTGCATTCGCTCGGGCTCGAGGGCGAGAACGGACGCGTAGTTGGCGTCGTGTTCCGCGGCGGTGTCCTGCTGGTCTCCGGGCACGTCCTTCGAGTCGAGGCGCAAACCGTAGCGACCGTAGAGCCGCAAGTTGCGCTCCGGGCGCCCGTGGCAGTCGAGGCTTCCGCAGCGAGCCGCAAGCGCGGTGCTCACGTAGCGAAAGTCCTCTTGGGGCGGCGCGTTGAAAGAGATCGGAGCCGCGTCTGGGCCACAAGCGCCGACGATGATCCCAAACCAGAGCAGCACGCGCTTCATGGCTGCTCCCGCAGGTAGACATGGCCTGGACTCGCGGCGCTGGTGGGGTCGCGGTGGCACGCAGCACAGGAGCGCTCGCGGAACACCGGTGTGTGCATCAAGCGCACCTCGTCGCCGCTCTCCACTTTGACCCACAAAGGGAAATCGAGCCCGAGCGCTCCCTCTTCGAAAAAGAAGTTGCCGGACTCGGTCGTGTAGCGAGAGCGCTGATGGCCCTTTGCGTCGAACACCCGCACGAGCGCTCCACGCACCGGCTCCAGATTGGCAGGCGACAGGAAGACGGTGCCAGCCAGATCGAACGCTTCCTCGGGTCCGTCACCGTGGCACCAAGTACAAGGTTGCCCCGCGCGATGATTGGGTCCTGGTTCGTAGGGACCGGGGTCGGCACCCAGAGAGTCGATGCGAGCCTGTGCCACGGGATCACTACACCCGCACATCAGCGCAACCACGCACCACGCAAGACCGCGCTTCACCATAACCTCACGTCCACGGCGGCAACGGCAAATGTGGCCCAGCGATGGTCGATGTAAAGGGTGTTGGGGAAATCCGTGTACGAAGCGTCGAGCTGCATGCTCAGACGCAGGTCTTGGCTCGGGGCAAGTCCCGCGCCGAAACCAGCGGTCGCGGTCCACAGCCTCGACAGCTCCCGATCCCCCGTGCGAAAGGACGGCGCGTCGACCCGACCGTCCTGGATGCTGCCGACGTAGGCTCGCCGCCAAAAGCTGACGGCGGACTGCTCATGAAAGCGAAGGGCTGGCCAGAGGGAAAGGGCTCGCGACACCTCCACGACCCATCGCGCGTCAGCGGTGTTGGCGAACATGCCCCAGCCGTCGGCGTAGATGCGATCCCAGAACGTCAGGGTCGAGTGTTCGAAGCGATGCGCGAGGCGAGCACTAGCGGCGGCACGACGTCGCGTATCCGGCAGCTGCTCTCCGATGCGCCCCGGCAAGCGCAGCTGGTTCACGAGTTCGATCGACGCGCCCGTGGGGACCATGGGCGCAACGTCGGCAGCGAACAGGGGCAAGTAGCGGTAGGGCTTCTCTTGGCGCCCCGACTCCAGCATCACATCCAACGCCAGGGTCAAGGTCGTGGCGCGATCGAGAACCAGCTCGGCGGACGTGGATGCGGTGTGCCTGACGGAACGCAGCGCGTAGTCCGAAAAGGACGTTCCCTTTCGACCCGCGATGTCGCGCTGGAAGGCGTAGCCCACCGTCAGCAGCAGCTGCTTGTTCGCGAAAAAGCGCGACCCCTCCAGTCCTGCAGTCCACGACACGAAGTCTGGCTCGAAAGAAGCCGCGCCGCTCAAGTTCACGGCGTAGTTGCCACGCTCGAATCCAGCGCCGAGTTCTCCCGCGTGGCGCACCTCGGTCCAGCGAGGACTCGCGGTGGAAACGATGTCCACGGAGGCCGCGGACACGATATCGATCAGGTAGCCACCGCGCGCCGACCATCCGTCATCTGTCTTCGCCTTGGCTCCGACCGCTGGAGTCACGACGGTCACGTCGTCACTGTCGTAGTAGCCGCTGAGTTCCCCATTGCCGTCCCAACGCGTCGGATCCGCAGTCACCCGCGCTGGTGCTGACGCAGCCAGGGCGCACAGCACGAACTTCGCCCAGCGCCGGAAGACGGACGGACTCACGACGGGGACCGAGGTCAATTGCAGCCACAACCTCCGGTGCGAGTCGCGCTGGCGCCAGCGGCACCTTCCTGCACTGCGTGGAGGTGCGACCGACCTGCTCCTACATTGTCTCCCTGCTGCATCGTCGGGTGCGCGAGGCGCCCACGTTCGTAGGCTGCAACCGGAGCGCAGCCCGCCGGCAGCCCCAGCAAAAACAGGCATATCAGGCTT comes from Polyangiaceae bacterium and encodes:
- the lpdA gene encoding dihydrolipoyl dehydrogenase, yielding MPKHDLVVIGAGPGGYVAAIRAAQLGLDVACVEKESQLGGTCLRVGCIPSKALLEASERYAEARDHLGEMGILVQPQLDLAKMLSRKDGIVRGLTQGVAGLFKKNRVTRYHGHARFVGAKQLRVDGDASIDLQAERVLIATGSKVSALRGVHVDGTVIGTSTEALSYDKVPEHLIVIGAGVIGLELGSVWRRLGAKVTVLEYLDRILPGMDAELATEAKRSFQKQGIEFRLGTRVVGAHVDDTGRAVVEIDGAEPLTGDRVLVAVGRSPNTDGLGLDAVGVAVDDRGRIRVDEHFQTSQPGIFAIGDVIPGPMLAHKAEEEGIACVERLATGYGHVNYDAIPAIVYTHPEIASVGKTEEELSDAGRAYNRGVFPFMANGRARALGSTEGRVKILADAETDRVLGVHILGPRAGDLIAEAAVAIEFGASAEDLARACHAHPTLAEAVKEAALGTMGRSIHI
- a CDS encoding DUF3570 domain-containing protein; this encodes MSPSVFRRWAKFVLCALAASAPARVTADPTRWDGNGELSGYYDSDDVTVVTPAVGAKAKTDDGWSARGGYLIDIVSAASVDIVSTASPRWTEVRHAGELGAGFERGNYAVNLSGAASFEPDFVSWTAGLEGSRFFANKQLLLTVGYAFQRDIAGRKGTSFSDYALRSVRHTASTSAELVLDRATTLTLALDVMLESGRQEKPYRYLPLFAADVAPMVPTGASIELVNQLRLPGRIGEQLPDTRRRAAASARLAHRFEHSTLTFWDRIYADGWGMFANTADARWVVEVSRALSLWPALRFHEQSAVSFWRRAYVGSIQDGRVDAPSFRTGDRELSRLWTATAGFGAGLAPSQDLRLSMQLDASYTDFPNTLYIDHRWATFAVAAVDVRLW